The proteins below come from a single Drosophila busckii strain San Diego stock center, stock number 13000-0081.31 chromosome X, ASM1175060v1, whole genome shotgun sequence genomic window:
- the LOC108606774 gene encoding DNA-binding protein Ewg isoform X6 translates to MLDDDIQSLPTDDEDDDLISSEGSLYDADLNTITVNDDVANQLAAAGPVGVAAAAAIASSKKRKRPHCFETNPSVRKRQQNRLLRKLRGIIYEFTGRVGKQAVVLVATPGKPNTSYKVFGAKPLEDVLRNLKNIVMDELDNALAQQAPPPPQEDPSLFELPGLVIDGIPTPVEKMTQAQLRAFIPLMLKYSTGRGKPGWGRESTRPPWWPKELPWANVRMDARSEDDKQKISWTHALRKIVINCYKYHGREDLLPTFADEDDKVNALISQSGDEDEEMEQLVSNTPTIQAVQNVTPATVTVSSSSSSANSQVSSKPQQVNVVKINSAGTVITTHTAQSNTPAPTIIQSTNNQQITTTATLPASTKIEICQAPAQQQHHQQQQQQQHHQQQQQQQHHHTQGSNTVHIQAIGQGQPQTIQLTTASGTATATAVPTTAAAVSAAAQAAQAAQQQQQQQQQQQQQSNAAQTVTAQQIANAQVCIEPITISDVDYTTQTVLSQNADGTVSLIQVDPNNPIITLPDGTTAQVQGVATLHQGEGGATIQTVQSLSDVNGHENMTVDLTDAQDGQIYITTEDGQGYPVSVSNVISVPVSMYQSVMANMQQIQSSDGTICLAPMQVENGDQIETITVSPGMHQMMIQGGPGQEPQLVQVVSLKDATLLSKAMEAINSGNVKAEDTIIMEQ, encoded by the exons atgctcGACGACGATATCCAGAGCTTGCCCACCGATGATGAGGACGATGATCTGATTAGCAGCGAGGGCAGCTTGTATGACGCTGATCTCAATACGATAACGGTTAACGATGATGTGGCCAATCAGCTGGCGGCTGCTGggccagtgggcgtggcagcggcagcagccattGCCAGCTCGAAGAAGCGCAAGCGGCCGCACTGCTTCGAAACGAATCCCTCGGTGCGCAAGCGTCAGCAGAATCGCTTGCTACGCAAGCTGCGCGGCATAATCTACGAGTTCACTGGCCGCGTCGGCAAGCAGGcggtggtgctggtggcgaCGCCGGGCAAGCCGAACACAAGCTACAAAGTGTTTGGCGCCAAGCCGCTCGAGGATGTGCTGCGCAATCTGAAGAACATTGTGATGGACGAGCTGGACAATGCGCTGGCGCAGcaggcgccgccgccgccacaggAGGATCCGTCGCTGTTCGAGCTGCCCGGCCTGGTGATCGATGGCATACCGACGCCCGTGGAGAAGATGACGCAGGCGCAGCTGCGCGCCTTCATACCGCTGATGCTCAAGTATTCGACGGGGCGTGGCAAGCCGGGCTGGGGCAGGGAGTCGACGCGACCGCCTTGGTGGCCCAAGGAGCTGCCCTGGGCGAATGTGCGCATGGATGCGCGCTCCGAGGACGACAAGCAGAag ATCAGCTGGACGCATGCGCTGCGCAAGATTGTGATCAATTGCTACAAGTATCATGGACGCGAGGATCTGCTGCCCACATTCGCCGACGAGGACGACAAGGTGAACGCGCTCATTTCACAATCCGGCGACGAGGACGAGGAGATGGAGCAGCTGGTATCCAACACGCCCACCATACAAGCCGTGCAGAATGTGACGCCAGCCACCGTCaccgtcagcagcagcagcagcagtgccaaCAGCCAAGTAAGTAGCAAA CCGCAACAGGTGAATGTGGTGAAGATCAACAGTGCGGGCACGGTGATCACCACGCATACGGCGCAGAGCAACACGCCGGCGCCGACAATCATCCAGAGCACGAACAATCAGCAAATTACTACCACGGCCACCTTGCCGGCATCCACCAAAATCGAAATCTGCCAAGCAccagcgcaacagcagcaccaccagcagcagcagcagcagcaacatcatcagcagcagcaacagcagcagcatcatcatacTCAGGGATCGAATACGGTGCACATACAGGCAATTGGCCAGGGACAACCACAGACCATACAGCTGACCACGGCCAGTGGCACGGCGACGGCCACCGCTGTGCCCACCACAGCGGCTGCAGTAAGTGCCGCCGCACAAGCCGCTCAAgctgcgcagcaacaacagcagcagcagcagcagcagcaacaacagtcgaATGCCGCACAAACTGTTACCGCTCAACAGATTGCCAATGCTCAAGTTTGCATCGAGCCCATAACGATCAGTGACGTTGAT TACACCACACAGACTGTGCTCAGCCAGAATGCCGATGGCACCGTCTCGCTCATACAGGTGGATCCCAATAATCCGATCATAACACTGCCCGATGGCACAACAGCGCAGGTGCAAGGCGTGGCAACG ctgcatcaGGGTGAAGGCGGCGCCACTATACAAACGGTACAAAGTCTGTCCGATGTGAATGGGCATGAGAACATGACAGTGGATTTGACAGATGCGCAGGATGGACAAATCTATATAACCACCGAGGATGGTCAAG GCTATCCGGTGTCCGTCAGCAATGTCATCTCAGTGCCCGTCTCCATGTACCAATCGGTGATGGCAAATATGCAGCAGATACAATCGAGCGATGGCACCATATGTCTAGCACCCATGCAG GTGGAAAATGGCGATCAAATAGAGACAATTACCGTTTCACCTGGCATGCATCAGATGATGATACAAGGTGGTCCTGGCCAGGAGCCGCAGCTGGTGCAGGTCGTAAGCCTGAAGGATGCCACGCTGCTGAGCAAGGCCATGGAGGCGATCAATTCGGGCAATGTCAAGGCCGAGGACACAATCATCATGGAGCAATAA
- the LOC108606774 gene encoding DNA-binding protein Ewg isoform X5, with translation MLDDDIQSLPTDDEDDDLISSEGSLYDADLNTITVNDDVANQLAAAGPVGVAAAAAIASSKKRKRPHCFETNPSVRKRQQNRLLRKLRGIIYEFTGRVGKQAVVLVATPGKPNTSYKVFGAKPLEDVLRNLKNIVMDELDNALAQQAPPPPQEDPSLFELPGLVIDGIPTPVEKMTQAQLRAFIPLMLKYSTGRGKPGWGRESTRPPWWPKELPWANVRMDARSEDDKQKISWTHALRKIVINCYKYHGREDLLPTFADEDDKVNALISQSGDEDEEMEQLVSNTPTIQAVQNVTPATVTVSSSSSSANSQVSSKPQQVNVVKINSAGTVITTHTAQSNTPAPTIIQSTNNQQITTTATLPASTKIEICQAPAQQQHHQQQQQQQHHQQQQQQQHHHTQGSNTVHIQAIGQGQPQTIQLTTASGTATATAVPTTAAAYTTQTVLSQNADGTVSLIQVDPNNPIITLPDGTTAQVQGVATLHQGEGGATIQTVQSLSDVNGHENMTVDLTDAQDGQIYITTEDGQGYPVSVSNVISVPVSMYQSVMANMQQIQSSDGTICLAPMQVDNNTNSSSSNSNTVASSVTRSSSNNNNSSSNSSSNLHSFAMLPTLGNRRMTAATTLPLQRVCVTAPAAAATATVSNNNNNNNNNNIKMPLPMPSATPAQRRAKRRKLPSSNSNKLPDASSSNATATVAAAAAAAAAIRCVDSASLTIGNSSQLHLQLQLPAKTIKLEQLE, from the exons atgctcGACGACGATATCCAGAGCTTGCCCACCGATGATGAGGACGATGATCTGATTAGCAGCGAGGGCAGCTTGTATGACGCTGATCTCAATACGATAACGGTTAACGATGATGTGGCCAATCAGCTGGCGGCTGCTGggccagtgggcgtggcagcggcagcagccattGCCAGCTCGAAGAAGCGCAAGCGGCCGCACTGCTTCGAAACGAATCCCTCGGTGCGCAAGCGTCAGCAGAATCGCTTGCTACGCAAGCTGCGCGGCATAATCTACGAGTTCACTGGCCGCGTCGGCAAGCAGGcggtggtgctggtggcgaCGCCGGGCAAGCCGAACACAAGCTACAAAGTGTTTGGCGCCAAGCCGCTCGAGGATGTGCTGCGCAATCTGAAGAACATTGTGATGGACGAGCTGGACAATGCGCTGGCGCAGcaggcgccgccgccgccacaggAGGATCCGTCGCTGTTCGAGCTGCCCGGCCTGGTGATCGATGGCATACCGACGCCCGTGGAGAAGATGACGCAGGCGCAGCTGCGCGCCTTCATACCGCTGATGCTCAAGTATTCGACGGGGCGTGGCAAGCCGGGCTGGGGCAGGGAGTCGACGCGACCGCCTTGGTGGCCCAAGGAGCTGCCCTGGGCGAATGTGCGCATGGATGCGCGCTCCGAGGACGACAAGCAGAag ATCAGCTGGACGCATGCGCTGCGCAAGATTGTGATCAATTGCTACAAGTATCATGGACGCGAGGATCTGCTGCCCACATTCGCCGACGAGGACGACAAGGTGAACGCGCTCATTTCACAATCCGGCGACGAGGACGAGGAGATGGAGCAGCTGGTATCCAACACGCCCACCATACAAGCCGTGCAGAATGTGACGCCAGCCACCGTCaccgtcagcagcagcagcagcagtgccaaCAGCCAAGTAAGTAGCAAA CCGCAACAGGTGAATGTGGTGAAGATCAACAGTGCGGGCACGGTGATCACCACGCATACGGCGCAGAGCAACACGCCGGCGCCGACAATCATCCAGAGCACGAACAATCAGCAAATTACTACCACGGCCACCTTGCCGGCATCCACCAAAATCGAAATCTGCCAAGCAccagcgcaacagcagcaccaccagcagcagcagcagcagcaacatcatcagcagcagcaacagcagcagcatcatcatacTCAGGGATCGAATACGGTGCACATACAGGCAATTGGCCAGGGACAACCACAGACCATACAGCTGACCACGGCCAGTGGCACGGCGACGGCCACCGCTGTGCCCACCACAGCGGCTGCA TACACCACACAGACTGTGCTCAGCCAGAATGCCGATGGCACCGTCTCGCTCATACAGGTGGATCCCAATAATCCGATCATAACACTGCCCGATGGCACAACAGCGCAGGTGCAAGGCGTGGCAACG ctgcatcaGGGTGAAGGCGGCGCCACTATACAAACGGTACAAAGTCTGTCCGATGTGAATGGGCATGAGAACATGACAGTGGATTTGACAGATGCGCAGGATGGACAAATCTATATAACCACCGAGGATGGTCAAG GCTATCCGGTGTCCGTCAGCAATGTCATCTCAGTGCCCGTCTCCATGTACCAATCGGTGATGGCAAATATGCAGCAGATACAATCGAGCGATGGCACCATATGTCTAGCACCCATGCAGGTAGATAATAATactaatagcagcagcagcaacagcaacacagtcGCCAGCAGCGtaacgcgcagcagcagcaacaacaacaatagtagtagtaatagtagtagcaATCTGCATAGCTTTGCCATGTTGCCAACGCTGGGCAATCGACgcatgacagcagcaacaacattgccGCTGCAAAGAGTCTGTGtaacagcgccagcagcagcagcaacagcaacagttagcaataataataacaacaacaataataataatatcaaaatGCCATTGCCCATGCCGTCGGCTACGCCTGCGCAGCGACGTGCCAAGCGACGCAagctgcccagcagcaacagcaacaagttgccagatgccagcagcagcaatgcaactgcaactgttgctgctgctgctgctgctgctgctgccatacGCTGTGTGGATAGCGCTAGTTTGACCATTGGCAACAGTTcgcagttgcatttgcagctgcagctgcctgccaaaacaataaaattagaGCAATTGGAATAG
- the LOC108606774 gene encoding DNA-binding protein Ewg isoform X2, whose protein sequence is MLDDDIQSLPTDDEDDDLISSEGSLYDADLNTITVNDDVANQLAAAGPVGVAAAAAIASSKKRKRPHCFETNPSVRKRQQNRLLRKLRGIIYEFTGRVGKQAVVLVATPGKPNTSYKVFGAKPLEDVLRNLKNIVMDELDNALAQQAPPPPQEDPSLFELPGLVIDGIPTPVEKMTQAQLRAFIPLMLKYSTGRGKPGWGRESTRPPWWPKELPWANVRMDARSEDDKQKISWTHALRKIVINCYKYHGREDLLPTFADEDDKVNALISQSGDEDEEMEQLVSNTPTIQAVQNVTPATVTVSSSSSSANSQVSSKPQQVNVVKINSAGTVITTHTAQSNTPAPTIIQSTNNQQITTTATLPASTKIEICQAPAQQQHHQQQQQQQHHQQQQQQQHHHTQGSNTVHIQAIGQGQPQTIQLTTASGTATATAVPTTAAAVSAAAQAAQAAQQQQQQQQQQQQQSNAAQTVTAQQIANAQVCIEPITISDVDYTTQTVLSQNADGTVSLIQVDPNNPIITLPDGTTAQVQGVATLHQGEGGATIQTVQSLSDVNGHENMTVDLTDAQDGQIYITTEDGQGYPVSVSNVISVPVSMYQSVMANMQQIQSSDGTICLAPMQVDNNTNSSSSNSNTVASSVTRSSSNNNNSSSNSSSNLHSFAMLPTLGNRRMTAATTLPLQRVCVTAPAAAATATVSNNNNNNNNNNIKMPLPMPSATPAQRRAKRRKLPSSNSNKLPDASSSNATATVAAAAAAAAAIRCVDSASLTIGNSSQLHLQLQLPAKTIKLEQLE, encoded by the exons atgctcGACGACGATATCCAGAGCTTGCCCACCGATGATGAGGACGATGATCTGATTAGCAGCGAGGGCAGCTTGTATGACGCTGATCTCAATACGATAACGGTTAACGATGATGTGGCCAATCAGCTGGCGGCTGCTGggccagtgggcgtggcagcggcagcagccattGCCAGCTCGAAGAAGCGCAAGCGGCCGCACTGCTTCGAAACGAATCCCTCGGTGCGCAAGCGTCAGCAGAATCGCTTGCTACGCAAGCTGCGCGGCATAATCTACGAGTTCACTGGCCGCGTCGGCAAGCAGGcggtggtgctggtggcgaCGCCGGGCAAGCCGAACACAAGCTACAAAGTGTTTGGCGCCAAGCCGCTCGAGGATGTGCTGCGCAATCTGAAGAACATTGTGATGGACGAGCTGGACAATGCGCTGGCGCAGcaggcgccgccgccgccacaggAGGATCCGTCGCTGTTCGAGCTGCCCGGCCTGGTGATCGATGGCATACCGACGCCCGTGGAGAAGATGACGCAGGCGCAGCTGCGCGCCTTCATACCGCTGATGCTCAAGTATTCGACGGGGCGTGGCAAGCCGGGCTGGGGCAGGGAGTCGACGCGACCGCCTTGGTGGCCCAAGGAGCTGCCCTGGGCGAATGTGCGCATGGATGCGCGCTCCGAGGACGACAAGCAGAag ATCAGCTGGACGCATGCGCTGCGCAAGATTGTGATCAATTGCTACAAGTATCATGGACGCGAGGATCTGCTGCCCACATTCGCCGACGAGGACGACAAGGTGAACGCGCTCATTTCACAATCCGGCGACGAGGACGAGGAGATGGAGCAGCTGGTATCCAACACGCCCACCATACAAGCCGTGCAGAATGTGACGCCAGCCACCGTCaccgtcagcagcagcagcagcagtgccaaCAGCCAAGTAAGTAGCAAA CCGCAACAGGTGAATGTGGTGAAGATCAACAGTGCGGGCACGGTGATCACCACGCATACGGCGCAGAGCAACACGCCGGCGCCGACAATCATCCAGAGCACGAACAATCAGCAAATTACTACCACGGCCACCTTGCCGGCATCCACCAAAATCGAAATCTGCCAAGCAccagcgcaacagcagcaccaccagcagcagcagcagcagcaacatcatcagcagcagcaacagcagcagcatcatcatacTCAGGGATCGAATACGGTGCACATACAGGCAATTGGCCAGGGACAACCACAGACCATACAGCTGACCACGGCCAGTGGCACGGCGACGGCCACCGCTGTGCCCACCACAGCGGCTGCAGTAAGTGCCGCCGCACAAGCCGCTCAAgctgcgcagcaacaacagcagcagcagcagcagcagcaacaacagtcgaATGCCGCACAAACTGTTACCGCTCAACAGATTGCCAATGCTCAAGTTTGCATCGAGCCCATAACGATCAGTGACGTTGAT TACACCACACAGACTGTGCTCAGCCAGAATGCCGATGGCACCGTCTCGCTCATACAGGTGGATCCCAATAATCCGATCATAACACTGCCCGATGGCACAACAGCGCAGGTGCAAGGCGTGGCAACG ctgcatcaGGGTGAAGGCGGCGCCACTATACAAACGGTACAAAGTCTGTCCGATGTGAATGGGCATGAGAACATGACAGTGGATTTGACAGATGCGCAGGATGGACAAATCTATATAACCACCGAGGATGGTCAAG GCTATCCGGTGTCCGTCAGCAATGTCATCTCAGTGCCCGTCTCCATGTACCAATCGGTGATGGCAAATATGCAGCAGATACAATCGAGCGATGGCACCATATGTCTAGCACCCATGCAGGTAGATAATAATactaatagcagcagcagcaacagcaacacagtcGCCAGCAGCGtaacgcgcagcagcagcaacaacaacaatagtagtagtaatagtagtagcaATCTGCATAGCTTTGCCATGTTGCCAACGCTGGGCAATCGACgcatgacagcagcaacaacattgccGCTGCAAAGAGTCTGTGtaacagcgccagcagcagcagcaacagcaacagttagcaataataataacaacaacaataataataatatcaaaatGCCATTGCCCATGCCGTCGGCTACGCCTGCGCAGCGACGTGCCAAGCGACGCAagctgcccagcagcaacagcaacaagttgccagatgccagcagcagcaatgcaactgcaactgttgctgctgctgctgctgctgctgctgccatacGCTGTGTGGATAGCGCTAGTTTGACCATTGGCAACAGTTcgcagttgcatttgcagctgcagctgcctgccaaaacaataaaattagaGCAATTGGAATAG
- the LOC108606774 gene encoding DNA-binding protein Ewg isoform X4, translated as MLDDDIQSLPTDDEDDDLISSEGSLYDADLNTITVNDDVANQLAAAGPVGVAAAAAIASSKKRKRPHCFETNPSVRKRQQNRLLRKLRGIIYEFTGRVGKQAVVLVATPGKPNTSYKVFGAKPLEDVLRNLKNIVMDELDNALAQQAPPPPQEDPSLFELPGLVIDGIPTPVEKMTQAQLRAFIPLMLKYSTGRGKPGWGRESTRPPWWPKELPWANVRMDARSEDDKQKISWTHALRKIVINCYKYHGREDLLPTFADEDDKVNALISQSGDEDEEMEQLVSNTPTIQAVQNVTPATVTVSSSSSSANSQYTTQTVLSQNADGTVSLIQVDPNNPIITLPDGTTAQVQGVATLHQGEGGATIQTVQSLSDVNGHENMTVDLTDAQDGQIYITTEDGQGYPVSVSNVISVPVSMYQSVMANMQQIQSSDGTICLAPMQVDNNTNSSSSNSNTVASSVTRSSSNNNNSSSNSSSNLHSFAMLPTLGNRRMTAATTLPLQRVCVTAPAAAATATVSNNNNNNNNNNIKMPLPMPSATPAQRRAKRRKLPSSNSNKLPDASSSNATATVAAAAAAAAAIRCVDSASLTIGNSSQLHLQLQLPAKTIKLEQLE; from the exons atgctcGACGACGATATCCAGAGCTTGCCCACCGATGATGAGGACGATGATCTGATTAGCAGCGAGGGCAGCTTGTATGACGCTGATCTCAATACGATAACGGTTAACGATGATGTGGCCAATCAGCTGGCGGCTGCTGggccagtgggcgtggcagcggcagcagccattGCCAGCTCGAAGAAGCGCAAGCGGCCGCACTGCTTCGAAACGAATCCCTCGGTGCGCAAGCGTCAGCAGAATCGCTTGCTACGCAAGCTGCGCGGCATAATCTACGAGTTCACTGGCCGCGTCGGCAAGCAGGcggtggtgctggtggcgaCGCCGGGCAAGCCGAACACAAGCTACAAAGTGTTTGGCGCCAAGCCGCTCGAGGATGTGCTGCGCAATCTGAAGAACATTGTGATGGACGAGCTGGACAATGCGCTGGCGCAGcaggcgccgccgccgccacaggAGGATCCGTCGCTGTTCGAGCTGCCCGGCCTGGTGATCGATGGCATACCGACGCCCGTGGAGAAGATGACGCAGGCGCAGCTGCGCGCCTTCATACCGCTGATGCTCAAGTATTCGACGGGGCGTGGCAAGCCGGGCTGGGGCAGGGAGTCGACGCGACCGCCTTGGTGGCCCAAGGAGCTGCCCTGGGCGAATGTGCGCATGGATGCGCGCTCCGAGGACGACAAGCAGAag ATCAGCTGGACGCATGCGCTGCGCAAGATTGTGATCAATTGCTACAAGTATCATGGACGCGAGGATCTGCTGCCCACATTCGCCGACGAGGACGACAAGGTGAACGCGCTCATTTCACAATCCGGCGACGAGGACGAGGAGATGGAGCAGCTGGTATCCAACACGCCCACCATACAAGCCGTGCAGAATGTGACGCCAGCCACCGTCaccgtcagcagcagcagcagcagtgccaaCAGCCAA TACACCACACAGACTGTGCTCAGCCAGAATGCCGATGGCACCGTCTCGCTCATACAGGTGGATCCCAATAATCCGATCATAACACTGCCCGATGGCACAACAGCGCAGGTGCAAGGCGTGGCAACG ctgcatcaGGGTGAAGGCGGCGCCACTATACAAACGGTACAAAGTCTGTCCGATGTGAATGGGCATGAGAACATGACAGTGGATTTGACAGATGCGCAGGATGGACAAATCTATATAACCACCGAGGATGGTCAAG GCTATCCGGTGTCCGTCAGCAATGTCATCTCAGTGCCCGTCTCCATGTACCAATCGGTGATGGCAAATATGCAGCAGATACAATCGAGCGATGGCACCATATGTCTAGCACCCATGCAGGTAGATAATAATactaatagcagcagcagcaacagcaacacagtcGCCAGCAGCGtaacgcgcagcagcagcaacaacaacaatagtagtagtaatagtagtagcaATCTGCATAGCTTTGCCATGTTGCCAACGCTGGGCAATCGACgcatgacagcagcaacaacattgccGCTGCAAAGAGTCTGTGtaacagcgccagcagcagcagcaacagcaacagttagcaataataataacaacaacaataataataatatcaaaatGCCATTGCCCATGCCGTCGGCTACGCCTGCGCAGCGACGTGCCAAGCGACGCAagctgcccagcagcaacagcaacaagttgccagatgccagcagcagcaatgcaactgcaactgttgctgctgctgctgctgctgctgctgccatacGCTGTGTGGATAGCGCTAGTTTGACCATTGGCAACAGTTcgcagttgcatttgcagctgcagctgcctgccaaaacaataaaattagaGCAATTGGAATAG
- the LOC108606774 gene encoding DNA-binding protein Ewg isoform X1, translating into MLDDDIQSLPTDDEDDDLISSEGSLYDADLNTITVNDDVANQLAAAGPVGVAAAAAIASSKKRKRPHCFETNPSVRKRQQNRLLRKLRGIIYEFTGRVGKQAVVLVATPGKPNTSYKVFGAKPLEDVLRNLKNIVMDELDNALAQQAPPPPQEDPSLFELPGLVIDGIPTPVEKMTQAQLRAFIPLMLKYSTGRGKPGWGRESTRPPWWPKELPWANVRMDARSEDDKQKISWTHALRKIVINCYKYHGREDLLPTFADEDDKVNALISQSGDEDEEMEQLVSNTPTIQAVQNVTPATVTVSSSSSSANSQPQQVNVVKINSAGTVITTHTAQSNTPAPTIIQSTNNQQITTTATLPASTKIEICQAPAQQQHHQQQQQQQHHQQQQQQQHHHTQGSNTVHIQAIGQGQPQTIQLTTASGTATATAVPTTAAAVSAAAQAAQAAQQQQQQQQQQQQQSNAAQTVTAQQIANAQVCIEPITISDVDYTTQTVLSQNADGTVSLIQVDPNNPIITLPDGTTAQVQGVATLHQGEGGATIQTVQSLSDVNGHENMTVDLTDAQDGQIYITTEDGQGYPVSVSNVISVPVSMYQSVMANMQQIQSSDGTICLAPMQVDNNTNSSSSNSNTVASSVTRSSSNNNNSSSNSSSNLHSFAMLPTLGNRRMTAATTLPLQRVCVTAPAAAATATVSNNNNNNNNNNIKMPLPMPSATPAQRRAKRRKLPSSNSNKLPDASSSNATATVAAAAAAAAAIRCVDSASLTIGNSSQLHLQLQLPAKTIKLEQLE; encoded by the exons atgctcGACGACGATATCCAGAGCTTGCCCACCGATGATGAGGACGATGATCTGATTAGCAGCGAGGGCAGCTTGTATGACGCTGATCTCAATACGATAACGGTTAACGATGATGTGGCCAATCAGCTGGCGGCTGCTGggccagtgggcgtggcagcggcagcagccattGCCAGCTCGAAGAAGCGCAAGCGGCCGCACTGCTTCGAAACGAATCCCTCGGTGCGCAAGCGTCAGCAGAATCGCTTGCTACGCAAGCTGCGCGGCATAATCTACGAGTTCACTGGCCGCGTCGGCAAGCAGGcggtggtgctggtggcgaCGCCGGGCAAGCCGAACACAAGCTACAAAGTGTTTGGCGCCAAGCCGCTCGAGGATGTGCTGCGCAATCTGAAGAACATTGTGATGGACGAGCTGGACAATGCGCTGGCGCAGcaggcgccgccgccgccacaggAGGATCCGTCGCTGTTCGAGCTGCCCGGCCTGGTGATCGATGGCATACCGACGCCCGTGGAGAAGATGACGCAGGCGCAGCTGCGCGCCTTCATACCGCTGATGCTCAAGTATTCGACGGGGCGTGGCAAGCCGGGCTGGGGCAGGGAGTCGACGCGACCGCCTTGGTGGCCCAAGGAGCTGCCCTGGGCGAATGTGCGCATGGATGCGCGCTCCGAGGACGACAAGCAGAag ATCAGCTGGACGCATGCGCTGCGCAAGATTGTGATCAATTGCTACAAGTATCATGGACGCGAGGATCTGCTGCCCACATTCGCCGACGAGGACGACAAGGTGAACGCGCTCATTTCACAATCCGGCGACGAGGACGAGGAGATGGAGCAGCTGGTATCCAACACGCCCACCATACAAGCCGTGCAGAATGTGACGCCAGCCACCGTCaccgtcagcagcagcagcagcagtgccaaCAGCCAA CCGCAACAGGTGAATGTGGTGAAGATCAACAGTGCGGGCACGGTGATCACCACGCATACGGCGCAGAGCAACACGCCGGCGCCGACAATCATCCAGAGCACGAACAATCAGCAAATTACTACCACGGCCACCTTGCCGGCATCCACCAAAATCGAAATCTGCCAAGCAccagcgcaacagcagcaccaccagcagcagcagcagcagcaacatcatcagcagcagcaacagcagcagcatcatcatacTCAGGGATCGAATACGGTGCACATACAGGCAATTGGCCAGGGACAACCACAGACCATACAGCTGACCACGGCCAGTGGCACGGCGACGGCCACCGCTGTGCCCACCACAGCGGCTGCAGTAAGTGCCGCCGCACAAGCCGCTCAAgctgcgcagcaacaacagcagcagcagcagcagcagcaacaacagtcgaATGCCGCACAAACTGTTACCGCTCAACAGATTGCCAATGCTCAAGTTTGCATCGAGCCCATAACGATCAGTGACGTTGAT TACACCACACAGACTGTGCTCAGCCAGAATGCCGATGGCACCGTCTCGCTCATACAGGTGGATCCCAATAATCCGATCATAACACTGCCCGATGGCACAACAGCGCAGGTGCAAGGCGTGGCAACG ctgcatcaGGGTGAAGGCGGCGCCACTATACAAACGGTACAAAGTCTGTCCGATGTGAATGGGCATGAGAACATGACAGTGGATTTGACAGATGCGCAGGATGGACAAATCTATATAACCACCGAGGATGGTCAAG GCTATCCGGTGTCCGTCAGCAATGTCATCTCAGTGCCCGTCTCCATGTACCAATCGGTGATGGCAAATATGCAGCAGATACAATCGAGCGATGGCACCATATGTCTAGCACCCATGCAGGTAGATAATAATactaatagcagcagcagcaacagcaacacagtcGCCAGCAGCGtaacgcgcagcagcagcaacaacaacaatagtagtagtaatagtagtagcaATCTGCATAGCTTTGCCATGTTGCCAACGCTGGGCAATCGACgcatgacagcagcaacaacattgccGCTGCAAAGAGTCTGTGtaacagcgccagcagcagcagcaacagcaacagttagcaataataataacaacaacaataataataatatcaaaatGCCATTGCCCATGCCGTCGGCTACGCCTGCGCAGCGACGTGCCAAGCGACGCAagctgcccagcagcaacagcaacaagttgccagatgccagcagcagcaatgcaactgcaactgttgctgctgctgctgctgctgctgctgccatacGCTGTGTGGATAGCGCTAGTTTGACCATTGGCAACAGTTcgcagttgcatttgcagctgcagctgcctgccaaaacaataaaattagaGCAATTGGAATAG